From the Clostridium sp. Marseille-P299 genome, one window contains:
- a CDS encoding GNAT family N-acetyltransferase — translation METDRLYQVEKKDIKKLEELLTRCFLNDPLYCKFIPNEETRKKLLPELFKCDLEELFNSCEIYADSKELNGIIVVSDESEPYNVIKYFWDEIVAELKTDHYLIKEDPSLKTLWNFSVGRNYLNSKWTDKLNEDDRLHIIYLAVSPTMQHHGISRKLIQTVLDYADENDLMVSLETHNKHNVSFYEHFGFRTFGRIEKHFDLVQYCMIRETRSRIEALEMSEEKEDKIVNG, via the coding sequence CCAAGTAGAGAAAAAGGATATTAAAAAATTAGAAGAATTATTAACTAGATGTTTTCTCAATGATCCATTGTATTGTAAGTTTATACCCAATGAAGAAACAAGAAAAAAGTTGTTACCTGAATTATTTAAATGTGATTTAGAAGAACTTTTTAACAGTTGTGAAATTTATGCAGATAGTAAAGAATTGAATGGCATTATTGTAGTATCCGATGAATCAGAACCTTATAATGTAATTAAGTATTTTTGGGATGAGATTGTTGCAGAGTTAAAGACAGATCATTATCTTATAAAAGAAGATCCATCCTTAAAGACATTATGGAATTTCTCCGTTGGCAGAAATTATTTGAATTCTAAATGGACAGATAAACTGAACGAAGATGATAGGTTGCATATTATATATTTAGCGGTTTCGCCAACAATGCAACATCATGGTATATCAAGAAAATTAATTCAGACGGTTCTTGATTATGCAGATGAAAATGACTTGATGGTATCGCTAGAGACACATAATAAGCATAATGTCTCTTTTTACGAACATTTTGGTTTTCGAACATTTGGAAGAATTGAAAAGCACTTTGATTTGGTTCAATATTGTATGATAAGAGAAACACGCAGTAGGATAGAAGCGCTTGAAATGTCTGAGGAAAAGGAAGATAAAATAGTAAATGGTTGA